In a single window of the Candidatus Neomarinimicrobiota bacterium genome:
- the trmD gene encoding tRNA (guanosine(37)-N1)-methyltransferase TrmD, with protein MSLRIDILTPFPQLVSAGVSASILGRAATKGIVTYHLHNLFDFADGPHHKIDDEPYGGGAGMIMKPEPVFRAFDQVMAQVSPGVTPRVIFPTPDGKPFTQEDAENLAGIGHLIFICGHYKGMDQRIRDQLVTDEYSIGDFVVTGGELPTLLILDAVVRLQEGVLTTSESAETDSFSSSLLDGPHYTRPQEYRGLSVPEVLLSGNHGEIAQWRLERRRAQTKVRRPDLWKKFLAREKQVTEREDG; from the coding sequence TTCCCCAGCTGGTATCAGCGGGAGTGTCGGCCAGTATTCTAGGCCGAGCTGCCACCAAGGGGATAGTCACCTACCATCTCCATAACCTGTTTGATTTTGCCGATGGGCCCCATCACAAAATTGACGATGAGCCCTATGGTGGCGGAGCAGGCATGATCATGAAACCGGAACCGGTATTCCGGGCTTTTGATCAGGTGATGGCTCAGGTGAGCCCCGGCGTCACCCCCCGGGTGATATTTCCCACCCCAGACGGCAAGCCTTTCACCCAGGAAGATGCTGAAAATTTAGCCGGGATTGGACATTTGATTTTTATCTGTGGGCATTATAAGGGAATGGACCAACGGATTCGCGATCAACTGGTTACCGATGAGTACTCCATTGGTGATTTCGTTGTGACCGGTGGTGAGCTGCCGACTCTCCTGATACTCGACGCGGTAGTGCGGCTTCAGGAGGGGGTGCTCACTACCAGTGAGTCAGCGGAAACCGATTCTTTCAGCAGCAGCCTGTTGGACGGACCCCATTATACGCGTCCTCAGGAATACCGGGGATTATCTGTGCCGGAGGTCCTTCTGTCGGGCAACCACGGCGAGATTGCTCAATGGCGACTTGAGCGGCGGCGGGCTCAAACCAAAGTACGACGCCCTGACCTGTGGAAAAAATTTCTGGCGCGCGAAAAGCAAGTTACGGAGCGTGAGGATGGATAG
- the rplS gene encoding 50S ribosomal protein L19, with amino-acid sequence MDRVLHEVTKEYLRSDQPQFRAGDRVAVDVRVVEGNRTRIQTFEGDVIAMSGSGINRTFTVRKISAGIGVERIFPLHSPNIAEIRVIRAGRVRRAKLYYLRELRGRAARIKERR; translated from the coding sequence ATGGATAGGGTTTTGCATGAGGTGACAAAAGAGTACTTGCGAAGCGACCAGCCCCAATTCCGTGCTGGTGATCGCGTGGCGGTAGATGTGAGGGTGGTGGAAGGTAACCGGACGCGCATCCAGACTTTCGAGGGTGATGTCATCGCCATGTCCGGGAGTGGGATTAATCGGACTTTTACCGTGCGGAAGATTTCTGCAGGGATCGGTGTGGAACGGATATTTCCGTTGCATAGCCCGAATATTGCTGAGATCAGGGTCATACGTGCCGGGCGGGTACGCCGGGCCAAGCTCTACTATTTACGGGAGCTCCGGGGCCGGGCCGCCCGGATCAAGGAACGGCGTTAA
- a CDS encoding MFS transporter yields MRGSQNRFRLMNIRSVLTITSLGHLLNHGLTLIYPVVMIQLAALYPQVSLTTLGLLGTVHYFLYGLGAFPAGWLTDRLGARNILLIYFLGSAVAVVILVLATGLTHLAVGLALLGLFCALYHPAGLTLISHTSPRLSRHLGLHGIAGSLGLTLGPLVGGAVASWYGWQAPYVLFGFFAVITGAFLWLTSTSDTALQARVQPQTQQPTRLRLLIYCYLIGAFMGLAHRGTLNFLPLYFSQMFAGPLAPVM; encoded by the coding sequence ATGCGCGGTTCACAAAATCGTTTTCGATTGATGAATATCCGGAGCGTTCTCACTATCACCTCCCTGGGGCATCTGCTCAACCACGGCCTCACCCTGATCTATCCCGTGGTAATGATCCAGCTGGCGGCCCTTTATCCCCAGGTTTCCCTGACCACCCTGGGACTTTTGGGAACGGTCCATTACTTCCTATATGGCCTGGGGGCTTTTCCGGCCGGTTGGCTTACTGACCGGCTTGGTGCCCGGAACATCCTGCTCATTTATTTCTTAGGCTCGGCGGTGGCAGTGGTCATCCTGGTTCTGGCGACCGGTCTAACCCACCTGGCGGTGGGCCTGGCGCTGCTGGGGCTTTTCTGTGCTCTTTATCATCCGGCGGGTCTGACTCTGATCAGCCACACATCACCGCGCCTGAGCCGGCACCTGGGCTTACATGGCATTGCCGGCAGTCTGGGGCTAACGCTCGGCCCCCTGGTAGGAGGCGCCGTGGCCAGTTGGTATGGGTGGCAGGCACCGTATGTATTATTCGGTTTCTTTGCCGTGATTACCGGCGCTTTCCTCTGGTTGACCTCCACTTCCGATACGGCTCTCCAGGCGCGCGTTCAACCACAAACGCAGCAGCCGACGCGACTACGCTTACTTATCTACTGCTACCTTATTGGTGCCTTCATGGGGTTGGCTCATCGGGGCACGCTTAACTTCCTGCCGCTGTACTTCTCGCAGATGTTTGCAGGCCCTTTGGCTCCGGTGATGG